The following coding sequences lie in one Spinacia oleracea cultivar Varoflay chromosome 1, BTI_SOV_V1, whole genome shotgun sequence genomic window:
- the LOC130463229 gene encoding uncharacterized protein encodes MDIEKGREEARRTKERVKEKVIDDSRPFVPRLPFPHRQNKSKGDHQSSEEAYVERKTVDVGVENPGVENEIEKKENGKEKVTDSPPFAPTLPFPHRMQKTKVDQQFGKFFAMVKNLEELITKKRDLGGVERVALTEECSAMLQNKSPPKLKDPGSFSIPCHIGALFIDKALCDLGASVSVIPLSIYKKLNMEELKCTTITLQMADHSIKYPLGVLEDVPVRVGKFYIPVDFVVLDIVEDTQIPIILGRPFLHTAGAVIDVKKGKLTLTVGDDKVAFNLSHVMKSPMQEVSCSLNTSIAKLPHSSSRNLSNNALGLKRFAGDDDPGDAVDASPKVGTRGSVLDGTGFGAPDR; translated from the exons ATGGATATTGAAAAGGGGAGAGAGGAGGCTAgaaggacaaaggaaagagTCAAGGAGAAGGTTATTGATGATTCTCGCCCTTTTGTTCCTCGATTGCCATTTCCTCATCGACAAAATAAGTCAAAGGGCGATCATCAGTCCAGTGAAGAGGCATATGTGGAAAGAAAGACTGTGGATGTAGGGGTTGAAAATCCGGGTGTTGAGAATGAAATAGAGAAGAAGGAAAACGGCAAGGAGAAGGTTACTGATTCTCCCCCTTTTGCACCTACACTACCATTTCCTCACCGAATGCAGAAAACAAAGGTTGATCAACAGTTCGGTAAGTTCTTTGCAATGGTCAAGAATCTTGAG gaattaatcaCTAAGAAAAGGGATCTTGGTGGTGTAGAGAGAGTGGCTTTAACTGAGGAGTGTAGTGCTATgttacaaaacaagtctccTCCTAAACTAAAGGACCCCGGTAGTTTCTCCATCCCTTGTCATATAGGTGCTTTATTCATTGATAAGGctctatgtgatttaggtgccagtgtgTCCGTCATTCCCCTCTCTATTTACAAAAAGTTGAACATGGAAGAATTAAAATGTACCACCATTACACTTCAAATGGCCGACCATTCTattaaataccccttaggtgttttagaagacGTCCCCGtgagagtaggtaaattttatATTCCTGTAGACTTTGTTGTGCTTGACATAGTAGAGGACACCCAGATTCCAATAATCTTAGGAAGACCATTCCTTCATACTGCGGGGGCAGTTATTGATGTTAAGAAAGGGAAGCTAACCTTGACTGTAGGAGATGACAAGGTGGCCTTTAACCTGTCTCATGTGATGAAAAGTCCAATGCAAGAAGTGTCTTGTTCTTTGAATACCTCTATTGCTAAGTTGCCTCATTCCAGTTCTAGAAATCTTTCAAATAATGCACTTGGCTTGAAAAGGTTTGCAGGTGATGATGATCCTGGAGATGCAGTTGATGCTAGTCCAAAAGTTGGAACAAGAGGTTCGGTACTCGATGGCACCGGGTTTGGTGCCCCTGATCGGTGA